In the genome of Oscarella lobularis chromosome 1, ooOscLobu1.1, whole genome shotgun sequence, one region contains:
- the LOC136197619 gene encoding hydroxyproline dehydrogenase-like, which yields MFIDAEYHEMQPAIHALALITQSSHNKGDCINVWNTQQAYVKETDAANKRHLEIGDLSGFRYATKVVRKAYIEYERSRAQSIGRPDPIQPTYADANASYNRTVDVLLQRAAIDQCGVTVASHNEVSIQLAFRKFSQLIVSSKC from the exons ATGTTCATCGATGCTGAATACCACGAGATGCAGCCAGCCATTCATGCACTGGCTCTCATCACGCAATCATCACACAATAAAGGTGACTGTATCAACGTGTGGAATACCCAGCAGGCTTATGTCAAG GAAACAGATGCGGCTAATAAACGCCATCTCGAGATAGGAGATTTATCTGGCTTTCGCTATGCCACCAAAGTTGTTCGAAAAGCCTATATTGAGTACGAGAGATCCCGTGCTCAAAGCATAGGCCGGCCTGATCCAATCCAGCCGACCTACGCTGATGCGAATGCATCTTATAATCGCACAGTTGATGTATTACTCCAGCGTGCAGCAATAGATCAATGCGGTGTGACGGTGGCATCCCACAACGAAGTATCCATTCAATTGGCATTTAGAAAATTCAGCCAGCTAATCGTCTCAAGCAAATGCTAG